The segment CTCACAGACGCCGGTGTCCATCAGCTGCGAGGAATCCATGTCTAATCTCTTACAGAAACGTGGACAGTCAGGCGTCAAGGCGAGTCCTCTGATCTTACAGTGGACATAATGAACGCTCCTGTTGGCTGTGGTTCTTCCGCAGGGCTGCTGTGGTTGTTAGAGGATGTGTTAGACCGCTGGGGAGCTGCTGCACAGAGTAGGTAACATATTAAAGGTCTTAGGAGAGACGAGGAAGATTGGTTGTAAGGATGATGGCATCACGGGGAAGATTATTAGAGAACAGGTCAGCGTCAGCGTGGCATCTCTTCAAATGATTCCAGCAGTGAAGGCACCCAGTTCAAAGTTACATACACTCTTTATTCCAGGTCATACACATCTCTCAAAGGTATAATCCAATAAACAGCAACACAGGCATTTACAATGAAAGGACAAATAATTCACTTtcacaataacaaaatgaaGGTTGCCTCTTTTCCCAGCTGTTGCCTTTAGATTTGACCGGCAGATCACAAACGAAATATTCAGTTACCAATACTGCTATATTACTAAAACATGTGAACACAGACATCCATGAAACTAGAATTTGACGATACTCTGTTAATTCACAGTCTGATGTCTTTTGCCATGTTTTCCAAAACTACATTATGAGACTTTTACCTTCTTTTTTCACGATGGCCCCTTTCATGAACTGCATTTTGTAGGACATGAATAGTATGATAATAAATTTCACCGGACATCTGGAGCCTGAAATACTTCTTTGAAATCTTGGaaaattcacaaaaataaatgcatccaCTGGACTAATACTAAGGACATCCACAGTGCTGTGATCGAACACAGACAGTCTGGATAAAGTCTGTTTGACTTTTAAAAGCGTCGTCTGAGAGATGGAAATTACTTCTGTACTGTTATTTATCATAGATTTGATCACACAACATAAGCTTTATTGGTGTAGTGAGGATTGTGGTTGCGATGTAACATTTTTCATTGCAAACATCTGGCCACACCAacaggttgaagatgaatggatggaaataTACTTGCATAAGTTTGTACTACTAGTACTAATTATATAAGTATataaatattttgcttttaataaGCTGCAGGCAGATACTTATGCTGTTTGCAGGGTGAACTCAGGAACAATACTGAACGAACTGAAAACAATATTAAACAGAAGGGCAGGTTATGCTCAGCTGGACTGAAAGGACTCCTTGCTCCTGTTGGTTAAGGCAGTCTGTTCAGTCTGATCCCGATAATGCAGCACACTCCAGGCATGGATTCGGTCTACACGTCTTCATTCTCACAACAATAACGACGGACACATCGCTATCAAAATGCTGTTGGTGTGAAGATTTTGGTGCTAAATTCTCAGTTCTtgctacagtttttttttttttttaaccttctcTACACATCTGTTACTACTTtgtcatcctgttttttttttccttctttaaaagaaaaaactaactGTCATTGGTAATATCCATTAACAACTGTGAACTTGAAGCTACATTTTCAACAGTAAGGGCCAGTTTCCTATATGAGGTTTATGTGGTTTTAAAACCAGGCTTCCGTCTCTCACAGACATGGCTTTGAATCATCCTGCGTTTAACTTTGTCCCCTAAGTCCTCAAAATACGATGAAATTGTCTCCAGGACTCAAAAGAGTGAGACATCAatgacatttctctttttgaaaGGCTTAAGGTTAATGATCAGCCAATGCAGACGTAAGAAAACGTGTGATTTTATGATGGCCTTTTGTGCTCTAACAGCTAAGACAGGTGTTCGATCTTAACCTTGTTAGTGAGAGCTGTGTTCGCCAATTCAAATTCAGCTCAGTGTGTTAAAATCTTAGATTCAAGACATTTCAGATAAAAAAGTTTTTCAAGCACATTACTTATTCTGGATTCAAGCCATATTTTGATGTCATTTAAACTCTCACTGGGAAAAACTTGCTACAATAATATTAGCTTACTAAGTCGCAGATGGATTCAAGTCAGGGGTGTATTATTACCAATTTGTGCTGTCTGGGTCGTTTTAGTCAGTGCAGTTTTAACTGCATAAGAACTTTGTGATTTCCACAAGATGATTGATagtgtttatttctgcagtaGCTCCCAGCCACGTAGCTTCAGAGGACGGGGGAGAGCTGGTTTTGTGTCAGCCAGGCCAATGAAAGACGCAGCAGGACGGCAGAGCTTCCTTTATCTCCTTCAGTATGATTATGACACAGCACAGGTTCATTATGCCTTTTCCTGGAGAAACTAAGCCCCACACTGAGACGCAATTTCAGATTTTGGCATGCGAAGAGCCTGCATTGATCTTAAAGGTCTAGCCATAACGACTTGACCATGTTGGATGGCTGTTTACACACATCTCTGAATGCTACATGTACTCATTAGCTGCAATTAGCTGGGTTTATCCAAAATAAACGTCTCTAAAAGATATACCATTTAGATGCAAGCCGCAGTGCCACACACTGTGGTGCACTTTTTCTGGTATCAGTGCCTCCCAGCGTATCCTGAAACCACTGAAATATGAATGAGTCTGAATACGGGAAGACGAGAGGAACTTAATTAgtaatttttcaaatgaatggcAAATTGAACTTTATAATAAATCAATTTGtcatgatggaaaaaaaaaagaaggaatttCAAATCTGTTAAGCTGCTGTTTGCACAAATCATCCAACCCAATCATCTTGTTCAAAAATTCAAAACGTTATTTGACTACTATTAGTTGAaagtttgtatttaattttatttattctgcaaaaacaaactgaaatgggAAATAATATGCATATTAACAttatataaataattcaaaagcaGCTGAATAGGTTTGTTAACTCCTTTCTGAAGAGACTCCTGATCATTATATTATGGTCCAAGTGCAACCATAGCAGATTTtatcttttacatttcagttgCTGATGTGTTAATTGTTCAGTTGACATTGAAGGAGGAAGAATGAGAGCTGTCACATATATTTATGGAAAGGTATTCACTCACTGGTctcacacagaaagaaagttatttggaaaaaaaaaaataaacaactggTCTTTCCACCACAAAGATAGCACCGCCTTTGGCCTCTTCGGTGACCCATCATGAGCTTCGCGGAGAGCGATACTGAAAAGCCCCAATGAACCAGAGCGGTGCCTCAGGGGAGCATCAGGGGAGCGTCAGGCGTCCCCGCTGCTGATCGGTCTGACGGGCCTTAAATCACCAAAGCTGTGTGTTGTTTCTCAGTGATTTCCTTTTACACCCAGCTGTTAGGTGGTAAGTGGATATATGATTTTTGAAAACTAACGTCAACTCGCATCCTAAATAACCTTTCACGAGTTTCATCTCCACAATGTTGGCGAAGAATGGGAACAGTCTCGATACCTGTTTAAACTCCCCTCCGACCAATGAGCATGTCTGAGGTATAGATTTAGACTTTGACTGAATACATTTAGATATGTGAGCTACTTCCACAAAATAGTTCTTAAATGTTAAATCTATCATATCAAAGCTCATACAACAAAGAGAACATTACCTCATTACAAAAAATATAGACTAGTAACATTTAGGATCAACTATCCATTAAActctaaaatacattttaagtgAGACAGCATAGAGTTGCACAGTGACAGGATGTTCATCTCCCAGTTGGAAAACGGTGGTAAGCTccagtgttttcctttttttttctctctcttttcattttggtATAATTACTGAACGATCAATAAcattggagaggaaaaaaaaaaaaataattcaaatattgtAAACATCATACCGGTACAAAAGCACATGTCGCAAGACGTGGTCAGAAAACGGCGATATAGGCAGCGCGGACAGCTTTTACTCCTCCTCCATTGACTTCTCAATCTCCTTCAGCCTGCGGACAAACTCCTGAGCCTCCCTGTCTCCGATGCGAGCATCCAGCATCCTCATGATCGGCTTCTCTGGAGGGGAGAGCAAACAGATGACAGTATTACCCACGTTTGACACAAATATCTCCAGATTGGATGGCTTTTCATGTGGTATTGGAAAAGTAATTGGAAACCCAGATCTGGTCTCTCAGGAAACCAATATTATGTTTGAgttggggaaataaaaataaagacactgATACAGCTCGGGGCTACATGTACCGCTGGGTTTACTGCGAGACAGGTGCAGAATGACTGGCTGGACGCTCTTGCCGGCCGCGGAGGCGTTTGGTCTCCCCGGCCAGCAGAAGTCGCTGAGAGGAGCCACGGCTTCACCGGCGAAGTCGTTGGTGGAGAGCCAGTCATAGTCCATCACAGTGAAGGTCAAACAGGCAAACCTGTGTCGGTAATGTTCAGGACTGACGTGGCTGGAAGGACACGAGGACCAAAGGGTTCAGACTCAGGGAGCGTACGGATATACAGgctgagggagaaggagaggggggaaaaaaaaaaaatctactcaCAAGTAAAAGAGCTCGTCAAACACTGGATGCAGGGTCTTCAGCTTGACTTGTGTGCGTTGACTCTTGGCCATTGGGAAGAGGTGATGAGGGCAGAGCTCTACTATGACAAACGGATCACTGAGTCCTGAGGACGACAACAGAAGTGTGTAAAAATCTCGACTTTGAAACCTTCACTTGCATTTCAGTCAGGCCTTTTCCACAGCTTTACCATTGGCATCCAGTGCGATGATATCGGCGGCGTGCAGGATCTCCACTGTCAGTCTCTGCTCGGGGGCATCGTAGTAGCACTTCACACTGATCCGACCATATCGGGTGTGTTTCAGCGTTTTCTGCAACATTGAGTGcacctttgtgtatttttcttttccccccacAACAGAGACACTTTAATATTGTGAAGAACAAatactttgtgttttatatgcATCCATTCTTTGCATCAACTGAAAATATCCTGGTTAATAAAGGAGCTGAAGCGACAGACGGCAATCAATACTTCAGTTGTTTGCTCTGAGGCACAAATGAGATGGTCAGCCGGGGGAGCTGAGACACACCTGCTGGGAAATCTTCTCCAGATAGTACTGTTCAATCAGCTCAAAGGAGGAACACTTATTCAGCCTGAGCTCCTCGTCCAGGCTCTAAAGCAGCATGAGGGCGGTCAGAAAAAGGAGACAGATAAACAACACCGAGGTTGGAAGGACAGATTGAAAAGGAGGATTGAAAAACGTCGATACCTTGTAGTCTCCAGTCTTCATGTCTTCCAGGGAAAGCCCCACTCCCTTAGCTTGGAAGAACTGCAGCAAAGTctaaagcacacacaaaaagaacgaaagaaagaaggaaaaaattcACATCTCTGATTTGATGTtgttcacacaaacagcatgaaACCTGTGGTAGGAGGGAAACATGATATCTGCCAAAAGCTCGTGCCATGACTTCTCATGCAAATCTGTCGCGTCCTCTCCCAGCTGGTTAAATTGGCATTGGAATATACAGCTTCCCCCACATCATCATTCATGAGGGGACTCACTTTGGCAATGAACTACTATTTAGTGGCTTTATAAATATCTGATATATGCAAATGGTTGCACGACAGCAAGCAGACAGAGCTAATTAAAGGCTGATGATGACAGCAGTGATGATAATCTTCACAGAGATGACAAGAGTCTTCCTGAGACTTTGAAAGACATGCGTCGGGAAAcagcaacaaagagaaaaatatcgCGAGAGAAGATTCGCCGAGCGCTGACCTCCACTGTGTACTGGAAGCGGTTGTAGAACTCCACCTGAGCGCCGCTGTTTTCTGTGACCGTGTCCAGGATCATCCGGAGGAGCAGCTCCCACAAGCTCTGCAGAGCTCTACGAGGCAGCAGACCTGAATTAAACCCCTGAACCCTCACTGATAATAAGCTGTCTGACTGTTAGAGCTCAGATTCATTTTCTTTACTCAATGCTTTCAAACTGATGAGTCAACAGTGAGGAGGATTATGcctcctgactgactgatcgaATCATTTACATCTTTatgtctggttttttttttcattattattctaCCTAGATGTTTTCACACACGACACATCAGTTTGATACAGTCTGATGTGTCACAATGTTCATCTGCTTTATGTGACTGTTTCATTTATGAAGGAAAGACTCTACAGACTTTTATAATTAGCAGCACTGACTCACCAGATGGGACAGAGCAGGTCGTCAAAATTTTAACTAAGAGCAGTTATGCTAATTAAAGCTCATTGTCCCTGTagtgcagaaaaataaatgaagtccCATTTATAATGAGGAGAGGTGAGATTTTACCTCGTCAGGTTCTCCTTCACCAGATTTTCAGTGAGGATGACCATAGTGTCTTGTAGGTACTTCATGAGAGGTGACACGGCCTGAACGATCgacacataaacagacattgCACGTAGTGCAAGAACAAAACTCTCACAAAGAGTGAATGctgtgaaagaagaaagagcaaaaaaaaaaaaaaaacaacctaaccTTCTTCaattctgcatttttttgttgatttagtaaatcaaaaatatacaattcaaataaaaaatcctTGCCAATTCTTTTGCTATCTACTTGTTATGCTATGtactttctttgtctttatatttttggattcaaataaaacaaaaatccccCAAAATCCTGAATCCCGTTGAGAACTTACATCGTCGTTGTTGATGGAGTCTGGAGACAGGCTAATGTGCTGGATGTACCGCCGCAGCTCGGGCAGCATCTGCACAGACAGAAGCTCTCACATGTGTGTCCCAGTGCTATCCACTGATACAGACAGCATTCTGGGGTTCAAACATTTATCTAGAAATCTGCGGGCGGGTGACATTTCCCCAAAGATAACAGTGCATTTATTAATGGGCatgcatttgattttatttttctctaaattgTGCAATCTTATTatgcactcaaaaaaaaaaaaaaaaccaaaatattaCTGCTCACCCATCAATGTTTTTACATGACATTAATGGACAAACTGCATATATGCCCCTCAGCGTGTGATTCACCTTGTCTGTGAGCAGCGCAATGAGACGTTTGGCTTCTCTCTGCAGGTCCAGGTCCATGTTGAAGAGCTGCCCATTGAGAGCCTTGTAAACCTGCTCCTTCCCCTCCACCCCACACGACTCCTCCATGGCTCGCTCCACAGCTTGCCAGTCCAGGTCGTGGGGCAGGTGACTCAGGAAAAGGCGCACATGCTCTGTGTTGTTCAGGGCAATGCAGAACTAGCaggaagtgaggaggaggagcccgagaggagaaacagagggtggaggtggagagacaaagaaggaaaagaagcagGGCTACAGAAAAGTGGAGGGATGTGTGAGTATAAATGGAGGATGAGTACAggcaccaatttttttttttttttttttttttggattgtaAACATATATGACCTCCTGCTGAGCCCCTGGAGTTGCATTGgctgacatttactttccaCGTCATGGTACACCCTCCCCCGGTTGTCTTGCTACAGGCGTTACCTGCACTGTGAAGCTCTTGTGGTCTCGACCCAGCTGGTTCCTCTCAATCTTGCGCGTTATCATCTCTGAGTAGCACACAGCCTCACTGCAGaaattctgagaaaaaaacccccacaaaaAACAGTTATTACAGGAAAATGATTGGCTTCTAATACTGCCATAATCCTCCATTAACCCCgatgatgtgtgtgtatatggagGACACAAGTGCTCGAGTGTGACAACACTGGAAGTGGCACTCACGTCTGTCAGACGGGTGACAAAGATGAAGGCCCCCGCAGAGTCTGGCCAGGCCAGCTGGAGCCAGATCTCTCGTACCTGGCTGAAGCAGGATGTCACTTCCACCGCCGAAGAGCTGTGTTTGGCCAACTGCACCGGCACCAGCTGCTCACAAAACACATCAACCACAAAGGCAACATCTTTTTCAAGGCTGAGCAATCggaatggtaaaaaaaaaaaaaaaaaaaaaaagacagactttTTAAAAGTCCTATCTATTTAGCATTTAATAAGGACTACATAAACAATTAATCACTGATGAGCCGTGATCATGAAATTTGCTTTGTATCAACGACAGAGATCAACTCAAAGATATAATCCTTAAATCATACCTTTTAGTGGATTCAGATGCATTGACGGTGAGAGTTTTATGAGTTCGTGACCTGGAcacttaaaataattaaaaacccCTTTAAAACATCTGACCTCCATCATTTTCTTCACTGCTCACCTTGTCCGTCTCCACGGCTTTACGGATCCGGTCACAGGATCTGTCATGAACGATCTGCAGCCACTTATGAATCGAGGACTTGAACCAGTTATGAAAGCCAGTCAAGGCCAACATTTTGGCGTCTCTATGGGAAAAGAGCTCATATTAAACACACTCCAGGCTGAAGAAAAAGTTGAATTTCCATCTTCTTGTTGCCATTTCGAATAAATACCCAACAGCCAGAGACTTTTTAAGCTTGTAAAAAACAGAGCTAAGAACTAACTTAAGTGGAAGAAACTCCCGGAAGCCTTTGAGGATTTTCAAGGACACAAAGAGCTCAAAGATGGTCTCTCCCATTGTCTGGGTCAGTCTGGAGCTTTCCTGCTCCAGACTCCCACACACCCGCTCCATCGCTACGTTCACATCATCCGCTACCTGGAGGATGAAAGGAAATCATCTCTGTGCTGTCAATGTCAGCAACAACAATACAGAACGGCtcttcacattttcaaagaCGCACCTGTTTCTCCAGCTGCCTGTAAGAAATGCTGAAGAAATCTACTTTCACAGCGCTgcgagaacaaaaacaaaaggatgaaatAAATCAGGCCAACAATGCAGATCTGTGTTCCTTTGTCGGGTACCACAACATTTATCCTTAacgtctttttgttttttcccctgatCGTTTCCTCTAAGAGCCGCTGCATGTCTGGCACTCCTGATATTCACCTGTAGAAGAGTTTGTTGTAGATGTTCTGGGCTCTCTGTACGTCTGCACACACAGCATCCACCACCTGAATcagcttcttcagctgctcctccagagTCTACATCACCGACACACAACCAACATCCTGAGTTTCCCTCAGTTCTTCAGACACAGTCTGCTTAAGACTCAGTGAGTATAAACTTACCCCCTCCTCTGGTTTGTATTGCGCAATTAAACTCTCGTACCACTCTGACGATCCTTTCTGTTGAAGTAATTACACTCATTAAAGCAGTAAATGGTTAATCATATAACTATGACACCTCAACACCTACGAATATACACCTCATCTTCATTTACCGTGAAGTTGAGCAgaagaaatggggaaaaaaaagagcaatcaattaaaagaaatataaatacaaataaaaacacaatcaacaatTTATAAACAGAAGTGAAAGGTTTAGAGATTATGGATCAGAAATGACCAAGACCTGCcaccaaattcattttaaaagagtTTTATAGTCAGCTCACCGACAGAAAAAGCTGTAAGTTGCTCTTAGGGGAAGCTGAACTCATTTAGGCTTTATGTAATGGAAACATGGAACAACATGGAAGTAATGCACGATGGCTGCTTGCCAAAAAGAACTTTGTATATAAACTAATGCATAATCTAATCACAGCTGTCCGAGCAAGGAGACTATCCAGCCCTCTTATACAGGACACAACAGTGATGAGACAGCATCAAGGAGCTTTACAGTCGCAGCCTCAGAGATGTCAACATAACCTGATGATAAACTGATGAGCTTCTTATTTTACAGTGTTATGAGACACAGAATTTATTCCTAATTTCTTTTGCCTTTGTGTAATCTCCAATTATCCTCTGAATTGCGGcgaaaatctgaaaataatcgGACCCAAGGATCAGCTATGTTGATTCTTAAATTTCTGCAGAAAGGATTAAAGCAGCTTTTCTCTCTGAAGGGGCGAGCGGACGGACAGAGTCGCACATGGCAGAGCTCGGCCGGAGGAACTGAAAAGCTGTGAAGGACCTGGAGCAGTTAGTGTCCGTCATACAATctaatcaaaaaaataaaagtcttgaGATAGTGACTGCAACAAACTACACAGGATGCCTTCAAGCTATCTTCCAGGAAGCAAACAGTTTGGTCACTCGGTTGCCTTCCAGCTGTTACCTTGACAGCAGTGGTGATGTCCAAATGCAGCTCGTTTCGAAGAGGGCATACAGTCTTAAAAGCCCGCATGTTCTGCATGTAGCCGAtccccctgacacacacagacaggaagtaagTTACAATCAAGACTACTTTCAGCTTCCATAAATCACACTCGCACACTGAGCTCCAAATTTTTTATCCATTTCAATGTATGTAGTTATGTTAGTATGAAAACTATGaggagaatgtgtgtgtatttctgagAAGTAGAAAATCTCCcttcttacaaaaaaaaaaaaaaaaaagggagagtcAGACACACCAGCATGAACTTTGATAATCGCTGATTTTACTCACATACACAATCAGTTTTTACCGTCCTAAGACTTTGAGCCAAAGCAGGATATCTCGataaacaccacaaaaacaaacacttcctCATGACTTCATGAACACCTGAGCTTTTGGTGGTTTTATATTTCCCGCTGGCCAACACATTGTCGCTGGCAATGTGTCCGGAAAACTGATGGGTGGATTTCCCATGAAATTCACAGCGGATATTCAtgtcctcagaggatgaatgCTTATGATTTTGGTGAGTTCTCCAGTCTAAAAGTTCTGCATCTTCTATATCTGTTTCTAAATCTATAATCCTCAATCTGATGCAATGAAAGAGCAGTAATCCTGTCAGATTCCCGTGACTGCATGGCGAAAATACCAGCGTGTATGACTTTACTAGTGGAACTGAGGAATAGTATGATATGTAGAATAACATGCTAGATGCTACTCatcataaatatgtatattatatTGTTGCTTTTGACGACAATGTGTTCAGCTTTTATCGGGGAAAAGTTGTAGCCACAGCAAATTTCAAATATCCATTCttatatgaataatgaaaaatgagaagATATCGCTGATTGAGTAAGGAGAGCTCTGTGCTTTCTCCACAGAGTATGACTGGTTGTTGCCTCTCCGCATCTGTCGGGGCGAGAGGCCGCACGCGTTCCCATTACGGCGCCACGGGGCGAGTGCGTTGACGTGATGTGATGGCAGTGTGACTTTACCTCAGCATGAGCTCGTAGCGTGTAATGGCAGCGGCGCTGGTGCAGGGGAAAACCTGACGCATGTTCTTCATCAGGCACAGGCAGTGATCTGTGTACAGCCTGAAGCTGTCTGACAGCTGCCTCTCCTGGACACAGGAAGGGGCCCTCAGTTATAGCTTCAAGTACACTGGCTGTGAGACATTTTTGGCCGAACCAAAAACCTCGATGAATGTCAGTGAGGTAGTTGAACTAATGAGGTgactgtttccagatgatgaaagGTTCTTTCCTACCGGGAAGCCTGACGGCAGAGAACCTACCAGTTCGCCCCTCACAGTTGGGGGGTCCCACTCTGCATCGATGGTCCTCAGGAGGCGCAGCAGCAGGGAG is part of the Echeneis naucrates chromosome 8, fEcheNa1.1, whole genome shotgun sequence genome and harbors:
- the baiap3 gene encoding BAI1-associated protein 3 produces the protein MTTLLDLKSSVLRQVQRSQSLRSRREPPPSPSSPLTHCPGPLPRRISEESVEFFEHMNTILQKQENMLRAAQAECQRGACTVPPPQEHVDQAFIPYRISRTELDLLYEEAVYTVVNRVGVPSSEHVKSDEELFAYLLKVFDMGEEEHDIILQKVQESKRAGFSLRVSVMKAKSLMAKDANGYSDPYCMLGILVGQSPREMEEKKERKFSFRKRKEKLEKRSSTKEVLPARCIHVTEVKPETLNPVWDEHFVFEIDDVHNDLLHLDIWDHDDDVSVAEACKKLNEVSGLRGMGRYFKQIAKSVRANGSASSGSEENADDFLGCINIPLNEIPVIGYDTWFKLEPRSSASKVQGECHLILKLFTSLRDTTLSKKDSNVSIHQKMLSQIVEYEHAHVKREPYNWNGQVCPAAWTVLTHHAVQTDLSPLQQAIIRWQCYSSHHRTQRVCYSLLLRLLRTIDAEWDPPTVRGELERQLSDSFRLYTDHCLCLMKNMRQVFPCTSAAAITRYELMLRGIGYMQNMRAFKTVCPLRNELHLDITTAVKKGSSEWYESLIAQYKPEEGTLEEQLKKLIQVVDAVCADVQRAQNIYNKLFYSAVKVDFFSISYRQLEKQVADDVNVAMERVCGSLEQESSRLTQTMGETIFELFVSLKILKGFREFLPLKDAKMLALTGFHNWFKSSIHKWLQIVHDRSCDRIRKAVETDKLVPVQLAKHSSSAVEVTSCFSQVREIWLQLAWPDSAGAFIFVTRLTDNFCSEAVCYSEMITRKIERNQLGRDHKSFTVQFCIALNNTEHVRLFLSHLPHDLDWQAVERAMEESCGVEGKEQVYKALNGQLFNMDLDLQREAKRLIALLTDKMLPELRRYIQHISLSPDSINNDDAVSPLMKYLQDTMVILTENLVKENLTRALQSLWELLLRMILDTVTENSGAQVEFYNRFQYTVETLLQFFQAKGVGLSLEDMKTGDYKSLDEELRLNKCSSFELIEQYYLEKISQQKTLKHTRYGRISVKCYYDAPEQRLTVEILHAADIIALDANGLSDPFVIVELCPHHLFPMAKSQRTQVKLKTLHPVFDELFYFHVSPEHYRHRFACLTFTVMDYDWLSTNDFAGEAVAPLSDFCWPGRPNASAAGKSVQPVILHLSRSKPSEKPIMRMLDARIGDREAQEFVRRLKEIEKSMEEE